GTGGAATTGTACCTGTTAGCTTTACGCAAGACAATACAGGACAAATTGCTCGTACCGTCAGGGACGCTGCAATTATGCTCGACGTGATGGCAGGTTACGATCCCGCAGACCCTACTACAGCATTTGGTATGGGACGAAAACCTAATAGCTATGCGTCGGAACTCGATCCGAATAGTTTGCAGGGTGCTCGGATTGGTGTTCTGCAAGATTTCTTTGGTACAGAAGCTATTCATACTGAAGTCAATACAGTAACGATGGCAGCTGCTAAAAAGATGCAGGAACTTGGTGCTGAAGTTATTTCGATTCAGATTCCTGACCTTTCTGCACTTACGGCTGATTTACAAGTAGGGGATATGGAGTTCAAGACAGCACTAGACCAGTATCTCAAAAGCCGAGGTCCTCATGTGGCTGTCAAGTCGTTTGATGAAATTATGAAGCGGGGTGACTTCCACCCAGCTATTGCAGAAAGTATGCAAACTTCAAGCGAGTTTGGGGATTTGACAAGTAATCAAGACTACCGCGATCGCCTGCTGCGTCGAGCAGATTTACGCCAAGCTGTGATGAAAGTAATGGCAGATAATAATCTAGACGCAATTCTCTATCCTCACCAGAAGCGGCTAGTAGTTCCGGTTGGGGAAGATCAGGTCGAACGTAACGGCGTTCTTTCAAATAGTACTGGTTTTCCATCTGTAACGTTTCAGGGTGGATTTTCTCAGCCTACTAAATCTGCACCGATTGGAGTTCCTATTGGTATTGAGCTACTAGGTCCAGAATGGTCAGAAGCAAAGCTACTTAACTATGCTTATGCCTTTGAGCAAGGAACACAATATCGCCGCCCTCCTCAACTCAAAGCTGATTGAAAGACGATAAAACCTTTGATTTACTATTTGATTGAGTGCATCTACTCATATCTAATTAATCTAAGACTTAGATTTACTTCCATGAAAACTCACTAGTTATTTTGCATTTCTGCCAATTCTGAACTGTTGTAAAGAGCTAAACTAACTTGGAATAAACAAATGCTTGGGTACTGCCGCATGGCATCCCTGACGAATATCTACTACTTGCGTTACCCCAAAGTCCACCCCGACAGAAATCATTGAGTATGCCTCATCTGCACTCATTTTGCGTTTGGTTGTAAGGAAGTCAAGCATTTGATCGGCTGCCTGCCGCATTGCCTTATTTAAATCTTGGTTGAAGCCATGCGTAATCCAATGAGTGTCCGTTTCTAATATCGGGTTAGTAATCGGAAAGTCTTTCAGCACAAAGATTTGTAGGTAACCATTCATAGAGGCTTCGATTGCTGTACCTGAAAGCTCGGCGTCGCCCTGTGCCATGTGAGAGTCACCAACAAAGAAGTTGGCACCTTTATTGAACACTGGATAGTACATAGTTGCTCCTGCCCCAATTCGCCAATTGTCAATATTGCCACCAAATGAGCCAGGAGGAATGCTGTTAATTCTTCCACTCTCATTCGGAGCAACTCCCATAACACCAAAGTGCGGACGTAAGGGAATTGCAACTTTTGTTTTGATTGTTTCGCGCGCAGCTGGCTCAGGAGCAGTAATAAAACCAGGTCTGTCGTAAACTGGTCTGCCTTTAAAGTCGTAGGCAAAGGTAGGATAAGCTTGGGCTGCTGCCATATCAATTTTGTAGATAGTAATGCGTTCTT
This genomic interval from Chroococcidiopsis sp. TS-821 contains the following:
- a CDS encoding amidase, giving the protein MSKNQINVLRWLLPTACLCILTIPSFTNLTTQATTIDRPVKGRQESRSTQTTTNSVVNLEEATIESIHQAIASGSLTCTQVVNYYLTRINALDSKVNALLYVNPNAIKVAAQLDQQYAKSGRVGALHCIPVIAKDNYDTTDMPTTAGYVGLKSSVPPNDAFTIKRLRDAGAVILAKSNLTEFARGGTTVSSLGGQTLNPYDLTRTPGGSTGGGGAAIALNFGVLATASDTGQSTRSPASANNLVGIRSTYGLVSRSGIVPVSFTQDNTGQIARTVRDAAIMLDVMAGYDPADPTTAFGMGRKPNSYASELDPNSLQGARIGVLQDFFGTEAIHTEVNTVTMAAAKKMQELGAEVISIQIPDLSALTADLQVGDMEFKTALDQYLKSRGPHVAVKSFDEIMKRGDFHPAIAESMQTSSEFGDLTSNQDYRDRLLRRADLRQAVMKVMADNNLDAILYPHQKRLVVPVGEDQVERNGVLSNSTGFPSVTFQGGFSQPTKSAPIGVPIGIELLGPEWSEAKLLNYAYAFEQGTQYRRPPQLKAD
- a CDS encoding acetamidase/formamidase family protein, with protein sequence MDRHSHNHSHSFADSTNSTNDDDIADEHDEKAFLKCHPGFLSRQSRRAFLASAGAAAALGSNYAVSFLRGDSEEAKAETLLAADLIRNAGSIHILKATPQTCFWGFFDKTLPPVLTINSGDIVYIEALTHHAGDAPDLLMDAGVREVYEKVIDRGPGVHIMTGPISVRGAEPGDTLMVRILKTEPRLAYGSNIAAHWGYLYDTFKKERITIYKIDMAAAQAYPTFAYDFKGRPVYDRPGFITAPEPAARETIKTKVAIPLRPHFGVMGVAPNESGRINSIPPGSFGGNIDNWRIGAGATMYYPVFNKGANFFVGDSHMAQGDAELSGTAIEASMNGYLQIFVLKDFPITNPILETDTHWITHGFNQDLNKAMRQAADQMLDFLTTKRKMSADEAYSMISVGVDFGVTQVVDIRQGCHAAVPKHLFIPS